One Phoenix dactylifera cultivar Barhee BC4 unplaced genomic scaffold, palm_55x_up_171113_PBpolish2nd_filt_p 000089F, whole genome shotgun sequence DNA window includes the following coding sequences:
- the LOC103721832 gene encoding pentatricopeptide repeat-containing protein DOT4, chloroplastic-like, giving the protein MILSKPFKPSDIISAIIQLRPIKFLTQASKSPICSESHNFEPPQQLFDRIPNRNTVDSNSHIYCPTKSEKEVGAITLPSWVFLGGSNSLRLVVSCIVRAIKVTGSVDTKRGIHAAVIKNGFESEVAITTALIAFYSSLHELESARRLFYSTPIKDLILWSAMVSACCKNGQFIEAIDTFGEMLSFGVTPNNVSLLSVLLACANTNALLHGKQIHGYAIRKEFDSEISLSNSLVDMYAKCGKLDAAMVVFNGTNWKDDISWKNIIFGCIENGRPREAHRLFYDMRASCIEPDEITIRNVVRTCSQAGYLMFILGLHCYIIKNGLGASTSVGTALLRAYAEFKEVEMVQALFNQLHHKDHIAWSAMISAYSHSGHPDLALEMFKQMQLAKEEANEITFVSLLQACSLVGALELGKSIHAHVTRLVFVSNMFVTSALIDFYCKLGKLREAEILFGKLQKRDLVCWSSMINGYGINGCGEEAIQIFYNMLERGLMPNEVTFVSILSACSHCGLVDEGWKWFRSMKEKFGISSTLAHYTCIVDLLGRQGRVEEALEFVNTMPMEPDITVWGVLLSWCRAAHSDIKIAEFAAERLIQLDPSNTSCYVTLSNMYSKLGLWGDAKRIRGLMEDNSLRKTAGFSMV; this is encoded by the coding sequence ATGATCCTTTCCAAACCCTTCAAACCATCCGACATCATATCCGCTATTATCCAACTAAGACCAATAAAGTTTCTAACTCAGGCCTCCAAATCACCCATCTGTTCTGAAAGCCACAATTTTGAACCTCCCCAACAACTGTTCGATAGAATTCCGAACAGAAATACGGTTGATTCAAACTCTCATATCTACTGCCCTACCAAGAGTGAAAAGGAAGTGGGAGCTATTACACTCCCTAGTTGGGTGTTCCTCGGTGGTTCAAATTCATTGCGCTTGGTTGTTTCTTGCATCGTGCGAGCAATAAAAGTCACGGGCTCGGTTGATACAAAGCGTGGAATTCACGCTGCTGTGATAAAAAATGGGTTTGAGTCTGAAGTTGCTATCACCACCGCTCTTATAGCTTTCTACTCTTCTTTGCATGAGCTGGAAAGCGCTCGAAGGCTGTTCTATTCGACACCCAtaaaagatttgatcttgtggAGTGCAATGGTTTCGGCATGTTGTAAGAATGGACAATTCATCGAGGCTATTGATACTTTTGGTGAGATGTTGAGTTTCGGTGTTACTCCAAATAATGTGAGCCTTCTGAGTGTTCTACTAGCATGTGCCAATACAAATGCTCTGCTACATGGAAAACAAATTCATGGGTATGCTATAAGGAAGGAATTTGATTCAGAAATAAGCCTTTCTAACTCCCTTGTGGACATGTATGCAAAGTGTGGTAAGCTGGATGCTGCAATGGTAGTCTTCAACGGCACCAACTGGAAGGATGACatatcatggaagaacataatatTTGGATGCATAGAAAATGGGCGGCCACGAGAAGCACATCGATTGTTCTATGATATGAGAGCTTCTTGTATTGAACCTGATGAAATTACCATCAGGAATGTAGTACGTACATGCTCTCAAGCCGGCTATCTGATGTTTATATTAGGACTCCATTGCTATATCATCAAGAATGGTCTAGGTGCCTCGACTTCTGTTGGAACTGCACTGCTTAGAGCATATGCAGAATTCAAGGAGGTGGAGATGGTTCAGGCATTGTTTAATCAACTCCATCATAAAGATCACATAGCATGGAGTGCGATGATCTCGGCGTACTCTCATTCAGGACATCCAGATCTTGCATTGGAGATGTTCAAACAGATGCAATTAGCAAAGGAGGAAGCTAACGAGATTACATTCGTTAGTTTGCTACAAGCTTGCTCTTTGGTGGGAGCATTAGAGCTAGGAAAAAGCATACATGCACACGTGACAAGACTGGTCTTTGTTTCTAATATGTTTGTAACATCAGCTCTGATTGATTTCTACTGCAAGCTCGGGAAGCTTAGGGAAGCAGAGATCTTATTTGGCAAGCTTCAAAAAAGAGATCTTGTGTGTTGGAGTTCCATGATAAATGGGTATGGGATAAATGGGTGTGGAGAAGAGGCAATTCAAATTTTCTATAATATGTTAGAGCGGGGGTTGATGCCTAATGAGGTCACTTTTGTCTCCATTCTTTCTGCCTGTAGTCATTGTGGTCTAGTGGATGAAGGTTGGAAGTGGTTTCGCTCTATGAAAGAGAAGTTTGGTATTAGTTCTACTCTGGCACACTATACTTGTATTGTAGATTTGCTAGGCCGCCAAGGGAGAGTGGAAGAAGCTCTGGAGTTTGTGAACACGATGCCTATGGAACCAGATATCACAGTTTGGGGTGTTTTGTTGAGCTGGTGTAGAGCAGCGCATAGCGACATCAAGATCGCTGAGTTTGCAGCTGAGCGACTAATTCAGTTGGATCCAAGTAACACTAGTTGCTATGTGACATTGTCTAACATGTATTCCAAACTTGGTCTGTGGGGAGATGCTAAAAGAATCAGAGGACTGATGGAGGATAACAGCTTGAGAAAGACAGCAGGATTTAGCATGGTTTGA